One Nitrospira sp. DNA segment encodes these proteins:
- a CDS encoding acyloxyacyl hydrolase → MASLARRFSVLVFGTMMTASFVQAADISPTITVGTQEVGLTAGYLFGHLLTDRHTTQQQGPALMPSWMMTLTDPVGDSWYRGQVSLGAEMVYVEFQEPLLTHGVGFTPRIKYTFVALGRIRPYVEFAGGPFWTDLGGRVREEATEFNFMLTGGVGVSWFFTPRLALNVGYRFNHISNAGTAYPNLGLNASLPFGGFSFYF, encoded by the coding sequence ATGGCTTCGCTCGCTCGACGATTCAGTGTCCTGGTATTCGGAACGATGATGACGGCGTCCTTCGTCCAGGCTGCAGACATCTCCCCCACGATCACTGTCGGCACTCAGGAAGTCGGACTCACCGCCGGCTATTTGTTCGGCCACCTGCTGACCGACCGTCACACAACCCAACAGCAGGGACCGGCGCTGATGCCGTCATGGATGATGACGCTCACCGATCCCGTCGGCGATAGCTGGTACCGAGGACAGGTCTCACTTGGTGCGGAGATGGTCTACGTAGAGTTCCAAGAACCCCTTCTGACACACGGCGTCGGTTTTACACCGAGAATCAAGTACACCTTCGTCGCCTTGGGTCGTATCCGCCCGTACGTGGAATTCGCCGGTGGGCCATTCTGGACGGATCTTGGCGGACGTGTTCGCGAAGAAGCCACTGAATTCAACTTCATGCTGACAGGGGGGGTGGGAGTTTCATGGTTTTTCACGCCACGCCTCGCCCTCAATGTCGGTTACCGCTTCAACCATATCTCCAACGCCGGTACGGCATACCCAAATCTTGGGCTGAATGCAAGCCTGCCCTTCGGCGGGTTTTCATTCTATTTCTGA
- a CDS encoding tetratricopeptide repeat protein has protein sequence MDIDTFRQMVAKNPNGFLGRYGLGNKILQENGSVEEAVEHLTVATQLDPTHAVSHLMLGRALIRLGRNGEAKPILAAGIEAVLSGRSNGGKDLVPEMQELLCSL, from the coding sequence ATGGACATTGACACTTTTCGTCAAATGGTCGCCAAGAATCCTAATGGATTCCTCGGCCGCTATGGACTCGGGAATAAGATCCTTCAGGAGAACGGCAGCGTCGAAGAAGCTGTCGAGCATCTTACTGTCGCCACACAATTGGATCCGACGCATGCTGTCTCTCATCTGATGTTAGGACGGGCGTTGATCAGACTGGGAAGGAACGGCGAGGCCAAGCCTATTCTTGCAGCCGGGATAGAGGCGGTACTTTCTGGACGATCCAACGGTGGCAAGGACCTGGTGCCGGAGATGCAGGAGCTGCTATGCTCACTATGA